One window of the Microbispora sp. ZYX-F-249 genome contains the following:
- a CDS encoding TetR/AcrR family transcriptional regulator, producing MSPRPVRAVDAEEKVDRQARILEAALRLLSLQGISGVSMRAVAREAGVSLGLVNYHYEDKTSLIRAALHRIEEQDIALVEPDLTLEPEERLRAALKRVADPEFLTTEYLSLRLQLWALAQAHEDFERINTAAQKRYRAGLAALIQAARPGLSPGECAERAADVDVIQNGLWLTALLGLDRDSIGRSVRRCEEIALAD from the coding sequence GTGAGCCCGAGGCCGGTGCGCGCGGTGGACGCAGAGGAGAAAGTCGACCGGCAGGCGCGGATCCTCGAGGCGGCGCTCCGGCTGCTGTCCCTGCAGGGCATATCCGGAGTCAGCATGCGTGCCGTCGCACGTGAGGCCGGGGTCTCGCTGGGGCTGGTGAACTACCACTACGAGGACAAGACGAGCCTGATCCGGGCGGCCCTGCACCGCATCGAGGAGCAGGACATCGCGCTGGTCGAGCCGGACCTCACCCTGGAGCCGGAAGAGCGGCTGCGGGCCGCGCTGAAGCGGGTGGCCGACCCGGAGTTCCTGACGACGGAATACCTGTCCCTGCGCCTCCAGCTCTGGGCGCTCGCCCAGGCCCACGAGGACTTCGAGCGGATCAACACGGCGGCCCAGAAGCGCTACCGCGCCGGGCTCGCCGCCCTCATCCAGGCGGCCCGCCCCGGGCTGTCGCCCGGCGAGTGCGCCGAGCGGGCCGCCGACGTCGACGTCATCCAGAACGGCCTTTGGCTCACGGCCCTGCTGGGGCTCGACCGCGACTCGATCGGCAGGAGCGTCCGTCGCTGTGAGGAGATAGCGCTCGCCGACTGA
- a CDS encoding aromatic ring-hydroxylating oxygenase subunit alpha, with translation MAPVTMADVRRVGAGFHPDPGRSFSLRSEAYTDPRWLEADVRAIFARTWQWVCHVEKVRSPGSYVSATVAGMPIAVVRDRDGALRAFYNVCKHRAHELLTGSGTTRTIVCPYHAWTYGLDGQLKAARRADRMPDFDKSEICLDQVLVEEFGGFVYVNLDPGAAPLAEQAGDLAAEIARWAPDVAELTLAKRLTYDIASNWKNVIDNFLECYHCHVAHKEFVDLVDMDTYEVKTHGIWSSHFAEAGKQENAAYDVAGASVTEHAVWWLWPNTCLLRYPGRGNFMVLQVIPAGPDRTLETWDFYFETPELMDAEVEAVRYIDEVLQQQDITIVESVQRGMNTPAFDQGRIVYDPAGSGLSEHGVHHFHGLVLDAYRSWVEGTAAGTRLSRAART, from the coding sequence ATGGCACCAGTCACGATGGCCGACGTACGCCGCGTCGGCGCCGGTTTCCACCCTGACCCCGGACGGTCGTTCTCGCTGCGGTCGGAGGCGTACACGGACCCGCGGTGGCTCGAGGCCGACGTCCGCGCGATCTTCGCCCGCACGTGGCAGTGGGTCTGCCACGTGGAGAAGGTCCGGTCACCCGGCAGCTACGTGTCGGCCACCGTGGCCGGCATGCCGATCGCGGTCGTGCGCGATCGTGACGGAGCGCTGCGCGCCTTCTACAACGTCTGCAAGCACCGCGCCCACGAGCTGCTCACGGGCTCGGGCACCACGCGCACCATCGTCTGTCCGTACCACGCGTGGACCTACGGCCTGGACGGGCAGCTGAAGGCGGCCCGCCGCGCCGACAGGATGCCGGACTTCGACAAGAGCGAGATCTGTCTCGACCAGGTCCTGGTGGAGGAGTTCGGCGGCTTCGTCTACGTGAACCTGGACCCGGGCGCCGCGCCCCTGGCCGAACAGGCCGGGGACCTGGCGGCCGAGATCGCCAGGTGGGCCCCCGACGTGGCCGAGCTGACCCTCGCGAAGCGGTTGACCTACGACATCGCGTCCAACTGGAAGAACGTCATCGACAACTTCCTGGAGTGCTACCACTGCCACGTCGCCCACAAGGAGTTCGTCGACCTCGTCGACATGGACACCTACGAGGTGAAGACGCACGGCATCTGGTCGAGCCACTTCGCCGAGGCCGGCAAGCAGGAGAACGCCGCGTACGACGTCGCGGGCGCGTCGGTCACGGAGCACGCGGTCTGGTGGCTGTGGCCCAACACCTGTCTGCTGCGCTACCCCGGCCGCGGCAACTTCATGGTCCTGCAGGTGATTCCGGCCGGCCCCGACCGGACCCTGGAGACCTGGGACTTCTACTTCGAGACGCCCGAGCTCATGGACGCCGAGGTGGAGGCGGTGCGGTACATCGACGAGGTGCTGCAGCAGCAGGACATCACGATCGTGGAGAGCGTCCAGCGCGGCATGAACACCCCGGCCTTCGATCAGGGCCGCATCGTCTACGACCCGGCCGGCTCGGGGCTGTCCGAGCACGGCGTGCACCACTTCCACGGTCTCGTGCTCGACGCCTACCGGTCGTGGGTGGAGGGGACCGCCGCCGGGACACGACTCAGCCGCGCGGCGCGTACATGA
- a CDS encoding YnfA family protein: MTVARSLLLFVVAALAEIGGAWLVWQGVRQQRGLLWVGAGIVALGLYGLVATFQPDAHFGRILAAYGGVFVAGSLVWGMVVDGFRPDRWDLIGAAVCLLGVLVIMYAPRG, encoded by the coding sequence GTGACCGTCGCGCGTTCTCTCCTGCTGTTCGTCGTCGCCGCGCTCGCCGAGATCGGCGGTGCCTGGCTCGTCTGGCAAGGAGTGAGACAGCAGCGCGGGCTGCTGTGGGTCGGGGCGGGGATCGTCGCCCTGGGCCTTTACGGATTGGTGGCGACCTTCCAGCCGGACGCCCACTTCGGCCGGATCCTCGCCGCCTACGGAGGGGTGTTCGTCGCGGGCTCGCTGGTCTGGGGCATGGTGGTGGACGGCTTCCGCCCCGACCGCTGGGATCTGATCGGGGCGGCCGTCTGCCTGCTGGGTGTCCTGGTCATCATGTACGCGCCGCGCGGCTGA